The nucleotide window TTTCGTCTGTTTGATATGCAGAACACCTTCTGCAATGTGCCAATCGAACAATGGTGACTGCATGTTCTGGGCGCTGTGGTCCATTGTGGTCTCGCAATGCGCAGGGTTTCTAGGCGAACAGCCTTTGCCCGTTGTCGATGTTGCGTTAGTTCTATTTGAAGCTTTATAACAGGTCAAGCCCGTTGGCCCGTTTTGTTACAAATACCGGCATGTGCTGCCTTTCGTTGCGGATGGCACAAATGAAGTGCCTGTAGGCAAAAAGCAGCGCCGCAAAAGGCTTCGGTCCGCCTTACAGCTGTCTGCCGACGCTGTTGCACCAAGAGGGTCGGAATGCGCATCTGGATGAAAAGTGAAATGTCCACAGGCATGAGAAGTAGTGGGGCCAGTTCAACCTACTGACGGGGGCCGTGGCCACCTCCGCGCCCAACCCAACCCCTTCATCCCGATCCCAATCGCGGTCATCTGAAACCTCCCCATCTCGCCCATCAGACGGTCATAAGTCCTCCACCACATGTGCGGTGGCTTCTCGATAGTGATCTCACCGGGTTCTGCGCCCAACCGGCCGCGCAACTTATTGGCCCTGCGGAACATGCGGTCCTGGAGCGTCTCGCACTGGGAGGCGTAGGCAAGGTCCTGGCACTTGCGGCATAGGAATCGCTGATTTCCGTACAGGACATAACAGCGCCTGCCGCAGCGCGGGCACCGGAACCACGGGCGCTTGCCGCCGAAGCGGCATGGGGTCCACTCCGTTGGGATAGTTTGGGTGACGTCCTCCCAGTCACCACCACGAACACGCACCCGGAAAGATAGGCGGAGAGAATCCGCGCTCACGAAGAGCGTCATGCTGCCGCCATCTCTCCAGGAGAGGCTGCCCGAGTAACCAGAGCGCAATGCACCTAGCTTCTGGATGCGGAGTATATCCAAGCGCACAAAGTCTCGGGTCTTCCCCTTCCACCCAGATCTTCCCGAACCGAAACCGCCCATACGTTTACCTCTCTGGTAATGCGAAATTTCTTGGGAACGTTGTTCTATTCGTTGATAGGATCCGAGATGGCCCGCTGGGCTGCGTTGGAAATCGTACGATGTTGAAATTCAATTAACTCGATAGAGCGATATCAGCGACGTTCCTTCTCGCGTCCGCATATGTTAAGTCGTTCTCAGTCTAGTGGGTTCGTAGGGTTTCAGTGGATTCTCTGCAGCCCATCCCTAAGAAATTATTTTCCTAGGGGGGGACTATACGGAATCCACTGAAACGCACTAAACCCACTGGTCTCAAAGTTCACTGCTCTTTACGTACCAGCGGGAGTTACCATCGCGGACGGTACCGCGCTCGAAGCAAAGGCCATCAACGATGCGCCCAACGCGCTTCTTGATCCAGTGCCCGAGTCGGCGGGCGTTGACGCTGCGTCCGTCACCCGCGATCTCATCCAAGACACCCCTGAGCAGTTCACGCATCGCCTGGGCGTCGGCCTGCGATTCACCATCTTCACCGACAGGGGTGAACCCATGAACTACGTGCTCGATGGCGTCCTTCACTGCTATGTGCGCGTCGCCGAAGCGAGATCGCCATGCGTGGAGCAGGGCGCGGAGTTTCGCCGTATCCGAGTCCTGGGCGTAGTTGACGTTGACGCCATCGGCGGGGTCGGCCAGTTCGAATGGGGCGAGCCCTTCGTGGGACACCCAGCACACGCACTGGCGCACCAGGTCATTCCACGCCTCGAAGCTGCCCATGGACCCCTTACCGTTCTTGGGAGCGCCTGCTTCGATGAATCCGCGCAAGACCGTGAGCAGTGCGGCCCGGTACTCCCGCCACTGCTCGCGCATGAGCGCCACGGGGTCGAATGGGAATGTGAGGGCATCCGGCCGCTCGACTCCGTGGTCCATGGTGATTTTGAGGACGCGGCGTGAGAGGTCACCAACAAGTTGGATGTTGTTGCCGGTCATCAGGATCAGCACCCTGGACGGAACCGTTACCCTCTCAGATATGCCCAGCACTCGGTCCTGATAGCCGCTGGAACTCGTCAGGAGGGCGCAGAGGTCAGCAGACTCCACAGGGCCATCCATGTTGTCCAGAAGTAAGCTCTGCGGCAAGGAGAGCAGATGCGCCATGATAGTCTTGCGCTGTTCTTCCTTCTGCCCAGGCCACGGGGACACATGAGGCAGGCTGCCGCCGAACATCCCGATGGCTTGAGCAGCTTTGGTTTTTCCGGTCCCCGCCGTGGGTGCGTCGAAAGCAAATCCCGGCGCAGTGGGCAGCATCGGGCGCTGTATAGCCGTCATCATGGCCGCCAGCGCAACGGCGCGGTCCAACGACGTCTTAAATGGGAAATGGGCGAACGGCTCCCACGCTGTCGCCAAGGCTGCCCGGACCTGGTCCTTGCCAGGGAGCGGAGGGACGTGCCCGCGCGTCACCGTCTCGTCGCTGAAATGCAGTAGCTCGGTCGCTCTGTCCCAACCCGGGACGGAGAGAAGCGAACCGTCTTCACGCAGGAGGGGGGCTTTGATTATTCCGCTCAAGCGTTTCACGCTCCACCCGCCCTGGCTGTCGATGATCCTGCCTGGGAGATCTCGCGGACAGTCTTTCGGTACCCAGGCCTTCTGACTCATGGAGTAGCGTTCGAACCTGATGCGATCCTCCAAACGGAGCGCCAGCCAAGGAGCCGTGATGTGTTTCACAGCCCCGCCATTCTTGCCCACCACGCGCGCCAGCCGCCCGGCCACCTCAAACACGTCGCCGTCGCGAGCAAGCACCGTGTCGGCTGTCTGGAAAAGCAACGGCCCGTCGCCTTCCCGAAATTGCAAGACGACCTTTTGGGGCAGTAGTTCGAACCACTGCCCACCATGCGCATGGCTCCAGATGTGCGGCCGTCCGCCGGAATGCAAGTTGATGAAGCCGATTCGGTTGTCGTTGCCGTAGTCCGGCTCTAGAGGGTCCCGGCAGCGTTGGGCGTGGTAGCGGTCGGGCTCGCGAAGAAGGTCGCCAACGGTGACGCGCTCCCCGCTTTCCAAGGACAACTCGAAGTAGCTTGGCAGTTTCTGCTCCTCCACAGCCCGCCGGAATGCCTTAAGAGAAGCCTCCTCGGCCTCAGCGTCGAGTTTGTCACCCCGCTCGCGCAGACGCTCCTTGTATTCCTCCAGGCGCTCGGCGGCCCATTTCCCCCTGGCCGACCGCGCTTCCTCGGCCACTTCCTCGCGGGCGGCAGCCACGAGTGCCTTGAGCTCGACCTGCTCGGCAGACGTCAGGTCTGGGATGGCCTCCACAGTGTTGAGCGGTGTGGCTTCGTTGTTGAAAACCTCCGGGTCTGGGCGATCCTGCGCAAGCGGAGGGACGCAGCGCGCCCCGGCGGCGAAGTCCAAGCGCTCGGGCTGGAACACGGCGGCATCGATAATCGTACGATTTAGAATTAGCCCCGACTTGGACACAATACAGTACCCGCAACCGGCCAGCCACAGACGGTCGAACAGCGCCTTGCCTGCGCGCGGGATGTCCCTGGCGTCCGCGACGAGGATGTAGGCGCGCAATCCACCTTCGGCGCGGAGCCAACCGTCATCGACCTCGGTGTTGGAAATCCAAGAACTGGCGCTATCCGTCATTACCGTGGGAGCACTCGCAAGGGGCGGGCATACCTCGATTAGAGCATGGCGCAGGGCTTCTCGGGTTAGCGCTGACTGGCCGGGACGAGGATCGTAATCGTTCATCAGAATCCCCGGTCCTACAGGCCAGTCGAAATAATCGCGGGATCGGGCGATCTTGCCTTCCTGAGCGGCGTCCTTGGTGACGAGCTGGACCTGCTCATTTGGGGCTAGGCCGCGTGGCACGCCGTAACAGAGCGCTTGATTGGTTTTGAGGCTCGAGAGGAACTTGGCGAAGTTCGCCATGCTCGAGATTCGCAAATGCTGGGCGCGGCCCTCGACAAGCTGCCCGCCAGGTTTCTTGACGAGATTGCCTTCGGCGTCGAGCAGGAAGGACTTGCTCAGGCAGCCAGGGATCACAGCCGAGATACCGGTGATGGAGAAGGGGGCGCTCATAAGTACCCCCAGCTATTGACTGACCATAACCCGGTGGGTATCTGAATCTTGTCGGAATTCATGTTTTCGCCCCCGTCCTGGCCGCGAACCTGGGCGGGGCGCTTTCGTTGTTCAGCATACGCCCCCCTACGCCGCCTGGGGATCGATGCGGTTCTCGGCGATGAAGCGCTCGAGGTCGGCCAGCCTATAGCGGACGGACCGGCCGATTTTGACGAACGGGGGCGGCTGACACTTGAGGCGACGGGCTTGGAGGGTGCGCACGCTGATGCCCAGGAACTGGGCTGCTTGGCGCTCGTCGAGGATGTGTGGATTCATGGCTTCTCTCCTTGTTTGTCCAGCTGCGATTCAGTGCAGTCGGGGAGTCAGCCATGGTAGAGCGCATTTTTTGAGTTACTGCATGGTAGCCTTAATCGCGATAATGTTTACCACGTGGTTTGCGCTTGCGCGGGTAGACCCATGTCGATAATCGGTTGACTGTGCGCTCAATCTCTTCCTCCGAAGGGTCCTTGTCTTCTATCATCTCCAGGGCAAGTATTCGAAGTGCTTCATCAGCTGTCTTCCCTTGTTCTACAAGCGCATCAAAGTCTGCCCTCGTAAAGCTGTGTCGCGTTTCATTTAATGTTCCATGTATTGTATTTACTGGCTTGCCCCTGCGGCGTTTTCCTTCAAGAAGGTCTGCGGCATACTCCAGGATTTCGCACGGTATGTTTACCTCAACCAGGTTACGCAGGCTCTTCGCAATAAGTCGCGGAGACACATTTTTACCTGAACTGATCAGGTCCGCCACGCAATCTAAAGTATACTCTTGCAGCCCGACATCTTCTGCAGCTTCCCATTGCTGCTCTTCAGTGAGAGAGCCCCAGTCGATCTTTCGACGCGTCGCCATTTACCACCTCAGATGGTGCTCGCTAGCACTGCGCTACGCTGATTCCGATTTTTGCGAGCCAATACTCCCCAAGATATCCCCAGCCACCTCGGAAGCCCGTTTCAGAGCGTCATCACGCAAGTGGCTATACCTCTTTGTCATCGTGGCGGACTTGTGAGTCAAGAGTTTCTGCAGCGTCAGCATGTCCACCTGCCCGGATGACGCCAGCGTGGAGGCGAACACGTGGCGCAGGCCATGGAGCGGGCGGAAACTGGCGGGCAGCCCGGCCCTTTTCTTGATGATGTTGCTGGCGATCTGGATGGTGGTGCGCTGCTTGCCGTTCTTGCCGGGGAAGACGTATGGCGTGTCCGGAATCCGTGGATGACCGTCGAGTACTCGCCTGGCCATCTCGTTCAGCGGTATCTTCTGGTCCTTGCCGCCCTTGGGGCTGCGGATGAAGATGAACCCCCGCAGAAAATCGACATCGTCCCAGCGCAGTTTGAATAGCTCGCCTCGCCTCATGCCCGTGTATAGCGCCAACCTCATGAAGTTGGCCGCCTGGGCATTGGGTTCGGCCTCGATGGCGGCGATAAGGCGAGCCAACTCATCGGGATCGAGGTCCTCGGTGACCTCGTTATTGACATGCGGCAGGCTGATATTCAGCCGTTTGGGGTCGGGGGCATCGCAGAGCCCCTTGGCCACACCGAAGTGGATTATTCGCTTCAGCAACGCCATGACGTGCTTAACCGTTTGCGGAGTCTTGGTCTTCAGGAGCCGTATGCGCAGGCGGTCTACATCCATGGTCAGAATCTCCGTCGGGATGCGCGCTCCGAACGCGGGCGCGAGATACTTGTTGAAGCGGGAGCTGTCTGTGCTCAGACCGTGAGTAGCAGTCCGATGGCTCCGGTACTCCTCCCAGAGGCGGGAGAGCGTCCACCGATTTTGAGCCGCGAGGCGCTCGGCCTCTTCGGCTTCACGGCGAGCCTGATTTGACGGTGCCCTCCCTTCAATACGCTCCGCCCTGATCCTCGAAGCTTTGGCAGGGGTCATGGCGTCCTGGTGCTGTCGCCCAGCCTTCTCCTCGATAAGACGTCCATCTCGGCGATACCTGATGACGAAGATCTTCTCGGCGCGGCCGTCCGTGATGGATTTCCCCTTGTAGTAGTAGACGCCCGGGTAGTCGGTCTTGAAGCGCTCTTGGGCTGGCATGGAAACACCTTTTGGTGGGGTATGGCCTGCACCCCACCTCACCCTAGTTTTTTCATGTGCGGACAACGATCTCCGTGACTCAGTACCCCACGCTATACCCCACACTCGCGATCAAAATAGATAGTTTCTGGTCGTAGTCAAGCGCAAAGGTTTCTCGGAGAAAGCCACGCTATTAGTATATTAGAGAAGAAGAAGGTAGTCAGCAGCAAATTATGTTGATGGCCTCTCACGCCGCTAACAGGGGTTCAAATCCCCTTGGGGACGCCAAGAAATTCAGCGGTTTACGCGACAAGCGTAAGCCGCTTTTTCTTTTGTCCACACGAAGTCCACATCCCTCCCCCTGGCAGTCGTTCAAATCGTCCGGCGTCTTGTGCGAAGAGATGGCCTCTAACTTTCGGGTGGAAGACAATCTCAGTGGCCTTCTCCTTCAGTTTCTCATTCCGCCGATAACGACGCGCTGTTCATCCATTCTCACCAACTTGCAGGGGGGCATCATGGAAGGGGGGTTCCTGGTATCATTATGTCGTGATATAGGTTGGTACGGCATTCATTTTATTTTGTAATTATTGACGGGGAGGGTATTCATGGGCGGCCAGCCTGAACGTCTGAAAGGGAACGGCGCACTGTGCTTCGAACGCAAGGCAGTCCTTTGGGGTTTCTTCATGGGGGTGATATGCTTCGCTCTCGCCAGTGCGATCTTGTTTTATTTCATGTTCAGGAACCCCGACATTCTGATCGCGAAAATAGCTGGTTTGCATTCTGGCACGGTCGCAGCAGCGGAGAGCGGGCCGCTTAGGGAGTTGCGACAGGAGCAAAGCAGGCGGGGGCTTGAAAAAGCGAAGAAATACCTCGAGAAGGATGACCTAGCCAATGCCGGGCTATTTTTCAGCAATGCCTTGGCCAATTCCTCTCAAAAGATTGAAATTATCTCCGGGTACACGGATGCCGTGGTCAGGTGGCAAGAACGCCAACGAGCAGATGGTGGCTCGAAAAACGCCGGAGCCTTCCTTATCACGGACATGATCACCCTCCTGAACATGCAGGTTGTTTACGTTACCCCCCCTGAAATGCCCGCCTTAATGGAAGCCATGACCAAGTTGGAGCAGCTGGAGCAGGTACCCAGGGCGTCAGGCGAAAGTCCTCCCTCACTGCCAATCGATGAGGCCTTGGTGGCTAAGATCGACGCTCTTCTGCAGACAACCGTTCCGACCGCTCCCGACACACTTGAGCAGCAGGAGAGGGAGTTGGGAGATTTGATTGCGGGTCTTGGGACTTTCAACAACACCGGACATGTGGCGGACCTGCTCTCCCGGCTAGAGGAGAAACGTCAGAATATCCGGAAACTCTCGGAAACCTATTCTGTCTGCAACCGCGCCAAGGATTTCCTTAAGAAGGCAGAACAAGGAGAGCCTGGTTCGGATTTCACGGCATATTACGTTTCCGCTGCCGAATCGATTCTACGTCAAATTATTCCGTTGCAGGACGACCTTACTGGATTCGACCAGTCGGTTTCTGTCCAGCTGTCCGCAGAGCTCGACCGGGTTTCCAAAGTGATCATCAGGAAGAAGTCTGAGAAAGAATTCGACAAAGTGGATGCCTTGTACCAGAAGGTGAAGAAATTTGAGAGTATATCCGCGTCTTACAAGTGCCAGGAAGCCATAGACGCATTAACCGGATTCTTGAATGAAGCACAGCCGACCCTAGTGGCAATTGCGGACCCGGATGTGGGCAGGCGGGCCAGAGAATTCATCACCCAAAACGGGGCTCTGTTAAAAAATTGGGGGGGTGAGCAGCAAAACCGGTATGATAGGTGGGCATTAAAGGAAATATCTGACCTTTACGGGGAAACAAAGCAGTACATCGGGAAGATAAGCTCAGACAACGATAGGATCAACTCGGCGCTGCGAAGATACATTGACGACATCGACACGCGTCTCCTTTCTCCGACGGTCAGTCGCGCCTACAGCGAGGTTTACGAACTGTTTGTCCGGGAGCTAAAAGACGAGCAAAAGATAGAGCTTGCGAAGCACTTCGCGGTGTCATCCAAAAAGAGCTTGATGAATTTCTGAGGGGGCCGGGTGCGCGATATAGTCATATTCGTCTTGGTCTCGCTTGTACTTGTAGGTCCGGCTGACCTCTGGGCTGCCGACCGCCACGCGGCGGCGATATCCCTCTCGGTTGGCACCGGGCTCGTGGTGCCCGCCACTATGGATTCAGTCATGCTCGAGTCCCATGCCCTCTCCAGCAGGCGCTACACACATCTCAAGGGCGAAGTCGGCGAGAGGGTAATGGATGCTCTCGTGGGGAAGGACTGGAAAAATATTGAGCCAAACATTGGCACCCAGGACAGAAGGGGCATCGACGGCTTGTACATGCGCTTCAAAAAAGGGAAGCCTAGCTCGCTCATGGTCGCGGAGGCCAAATACAACACCAGTCCGCTTGGGATAACCAGCGACGGCCTCCAGATGAGCCGGGAATGGATATCGTCCAGGCTCGAGGCAATATCGAAGCGGTATTCCCATATGGCCGCAGACATCGCTGCAGGGGAGTATGTAGCCTCCCCGTCCCCTCCCCCGACATATGAGCCCACCGTTGGAGAGGTCGAGATGCCCGACGGACGTAAAGTGACAGTATGGAGGGACAGGCAGTCAGGGAAGTGGATGGTTTATCCACCTGAGAATGTTGACAACACGCTTCTAGCGCGGCAGATGAACAGGGTAGCTATCTATCTTCAGGGCGCTGCCGACGGCAAGATCGACTACAGGACTAGGATTGACCGGGTGCGGTTTACAGGAAACAAGCTCCTGGTCGACGTACTCGATCCGGAGACGTCCACTGTCCGGACCATCGATGTGGACAATCTCCCTGCTGCAGATCAGCGGCGGATTAAGAACGCCATAATTGACACTATCGCAGAGGACCTCCATAAGAACGACCCGTCCGTGCGAACCCCTTCGCAGGCTCAGCAGAAGGCCAGGGTGCTCTATGAGCAGGCGGAGAAAACATGTGGACTTGAAGATTTTCTGAACCGATACCACCCCGTGGCTAAGTGGTCGCCTCTGCTGGGCGTCAAGACCGCCGCGCTGGGCGGGATCTTCGGCGGCGTTCTCGCCGGGGGCCTCGACAGCATTTTCCAGCTCATTCAAAACGGCCAAGTCAATTTGCGCAGGGCAGGCACCTTCACGGCCTTGGGAGCCCTAAGCGAGTTCTCCGGCGTTTGGGCCGGATCACAATTCGCGTACGGGCTGGAGTCGCTTGCAGCCCAGAGGGTCGGAGTAGGTGTGTCGTCTTTAGGGCTGCGTCCGGTATCCGGCTTTATCGGCGGAGCAGCAGGCGGAGCGGTCACTGCGACGCTATTCTCGTTCGGCTCTTACTGGCTTGGGTATTCGGACCTTACAACCGCCCAGAGAAACACGGTGGCTGGGGTCGCGGGGTCCGTCGTGGGGGCCGCTGCCAGCACAGCCATTTCCTCACTGTCGGGGGCCGCTGCGGCGAACGCCGGTCTAATGGGAGGAGGAGCGTTGGCGGCGGGCGGTCTGGGAGGTACGATAATAATTTCAGGAGGAGTCGCAATAATCGTTATTGCGACAGCTGCCGGTGTTATGTATATATATCATATTTCAGACAAAACTACGGAAATGAAAAAAGTGGGGGCGGTCGTCAACGCGATATATAGGAGCGCGAAGTAGGGTTGGCAGGTCGCGGCAAGTCACAAGTATCCCCACCATCACCAGGGAGGGCGTTTAATTATGGCCAAAGAGAAAAACAAGGGGGATGGACAATCCCCAGGGGAGACGATTCTGAAGATCGTTAACCCCAGCACCGGTACCCCTACACATTT belongs to Fundidesulfovibrio soli and includes:
- a CDS encoding tyrosine-type recombinase/integrase; protein product: MPAQERFKTDYPGVYYYKGKSITDGRAEKIFVIRYRRDGRLIEEKAGRQHQDAMTPAKASRIRAERIEGRAPSNQARREAEEAERLAAQNRWTLSRLWEEYRSHRTATHGLSTDSSRFNKYLAPAFGARIPTEILTMDVDRLRIRLLKTKTPQTVKHVMALLKRIIHFGVAKGLCDAPDPKRLNISLPHVNNEVTEDLDPDELARLIAAIEAEPNAQAANFMRLALYTGMRRGELFKLRWDDVDFLRGFIFIRSPKGGKDQKIPLNEMARRVLDGHPRIPDTPYVFPGKNGKQRTTIQIASNIIKKRAGLPASFRPLHGLRHVFASTLASSGQVDMLTLQKLLTHKSATMTKRYSHLRDDALKRASEVAGDILGSIGSQKSESA
- a CDS encoding helix-turn-helix transcriptional regulator, which encodes MNPHILDERQAAQFLGISVRTLQARRLKCQPPPFVKIGRSVRYRLADLERFIAENRIDPQAA